One genomic window of Dunckerocampus dactyliophorus isolate RoL2022-P2 chromosome 7, RoL_Ddac_1.1, whole genome shotgun sequence includes the following:
- the LOC129185233 gene encoding mitochondrial folate transporter/carrier-like, translating into MRLQSANMSTGHDRGTVSVSDGKPDSAVSSSGHILQVFRQMKVEHLVAGLSGGVLSTMVVHPLDLVKIRFAVSDGLELRPKYSGILHCMKCVWQQEGLRGLYQGVTPNVWGAGASWGLYFFFYEAIKAYVQDGHHAELSATQHLVSAAEAGILTLTITNPIWVTKTRLVLQYSSDPTSKQYKGMLDALVKIYRMEGVSGLYKGYVPGLFGTSHGALQFMAYEQLKRRYKKYKKVSSDAKLNALENIMTAALSKIFAVATTYPYQVVRARLQDQHNTYDGVVDVIRRTWRNEGATGFYKGIIPNLIRVTPACCITFLVYENVSRLLLGPR; encoded by the exons ATGAG GCTACAGTCAGCAAACATGAGCACCGGGCATGATCGCGGTACGGTCAGCGTTAGTGATGGCAAGCCGGACTCTGCTGTGTCATCCTCCGGGCACATCCTGCAGGTTTTCAGGCAGATGAAGGTAGAACACCTGGTTGCTGGTCTCAGCGGAGGAGTTTTGTCAACGATGGTGGTTCACCCTCTTGACCTGGTCAAAATCAGGTTTGCAG TGAGTGATGGTTTGGAATTAAGGCCCAAGTATAGTGGCATACTGCACTGTATGAAGTGTGTGTGGCAGCAGGAAGGACTGAGGGGGCTCTATCAAGGAGTAACCCCCAACGTGTGGGGTGCTGGAGCATCTTGGGGCCTCTACTTTTTCTT CTACGAAGCAATCAAAGCGTACGTACAAGACGGACATCACGCAGAACTGAGTGCCACACAACACCTGGTGTCTGCAGCCGAAGCAG GCATCCTTACACTCACCATAACCAACCCCATCTGGGTCACCAAGACCAGGCTTGTGCTGCAGTACAGTTCTGACCCAACTAGTAAACAGTACAAGGGGATGCTGGATGCACTGGTCAAGATCTACCGCATGGAGGGGGTATCAGGTCTCTACAAG GGTTACGTTCCTGGTCTCTTTGGAACATCCCACGGTGCGCTGCAGTTCATGGCCTATGAGCAGCTCAAGAGACGctacaaaaaatacaagaagGTTTCTTCAGATGCAAAGCTG aACGCATTGGAAAACATCATGACGGCGGCGCTATCCAAAATATTTGCCGTGGCCACAACGTACCCATATCAGGTGGTGCGAGCTCGACTGCAAGACCAGCACAACACATACGATGGCGTTGTCGATGTCATCCGGCGGACATGGAG GAATGAAGGTGCCACTGGGTTCTACAAAGGCATCATCCCCAACCTGATCCGTGTCACTCCAGCATGCTGCATTACATTTTTAGTGTATGAAAATGTCTCTCGTTTGCTTCTGGGCCCAAGATAA